The segment TAAATAAATCAATCATTCTTAACATAATAAGAAGTAATGGACCAATATCTAGAGCGCAAATTGCAAAGAAGACGAATTTGACGCCTCCGACGGTCAGTAGCAACGTGAAAGAATTGATTGAACAGAAAATAGTTAAAGAAAGTGAACTCGGACAGTCACAAGGTGGACGGAAACCCACGATGCTGCTTATCAATCACCAGGCATTTTGCATTATTGGCGTGGATGCAGGGCCAGAATACATTGAATGCATTGTGGCGGATCTTAGTGGCAAAGTGATGAACAGATCAGAAACTAAGTTGCCACTTCCAATTACGAACCAACAATTTATCGCTGCATTAAAAAGCTGCATTAATGGCTGTTTGGAAGGAATTCCGGAAGCAGAAGACAAAATCATCGGTATCGGGGTTGCCATGCATGGCGTGGTGAAAGTTGATACTGGAACTTCTTTGTATGCGCCTAACATTGGCTTGGTTAATATCCCAATTAAAGATGAGCTGGAAAGGGCATTTGGTCTGGAAGTGAAGGTAGAAAATGATGCACGTGCAATGGCTTTGGGCGAATTCTGGTTTGGGAATCATGGGGAACTGACCAGTATGCTAACGGTGAATATTGGGAGAGGTGTTGGCGCGGGTCTCATCATTAATGGAAAACTCTATCACGGTTCTTCTAATATTGCGGGCGAAATTGGTCATATGACTATCGATTTACATGGTGAGATTTGCGAATGTGGAAACCGGGGATGTCTGCAGACATTTGTCACCGGTCCAGCAATCGCAAGGAAGGTAAATAAAAAGACATCGGAAAACCCACTTACAGCAGAAAAAGTATTTGAACAGGCCATAGACGGTAATGAAGAATTTGCCGCCATTCTCAAAGAATCTGGGAGAGCGATGGGAGTCGGTTTAACAAATCTCATTCACATCGTTAATCCGGAAAAAATTGTGTTGGGTGGTGGAGTTTCCAAAGCGGAAAAATTTATTTTGCCTGCCATACTTGAAACCATCGAAGCATCCGCCCTAACTCCTTTGGCAAGCCAAACAAAAGTGGAAGTATCCAAGTTGGGGGACGATGCCACACTTATCGGCGCTATCAC is part of the Planococcus shenhongbingii genome and harbors:
- a CDS encoding ROK family transcriptional regulator gives rise to the protein MRQGTFKWMKSVNKSIILNIIRSNGPISRAQIAKKTNLTPPTVSSNVKELIEQKIVKESELGQSQGGRKPTMLLINHQAFCIIGVDAGPEYIECIVADLSGKVMNRSETKLPLPITNQQFIAALKSCINGCLEGIPEAEDKIIGIGVAMHGVVKVDTGTSLYAPNIGLVNIPIKDELERAFGLEVKVENDARAMALGEFWFGNHGELTSMLTVNIGRGVGAGLIINGKLYHGSSNIAGEIGHMTIDLHGEICECGNRGCLQTFVTGPAIARKVNKKTSENPLTAEKVFEQAIDGNEEFAAILKESGRAMGVGLTNLIHIVNPEKIVLGGGVSKAEKFILPAILETIEASALTPLASQTKVEVSKLGDDATLIGAITLLMVDVFELK